A window of Cohnella herbarum contains these coding sequences:
- a CDS encoding helix-turn-helix transcriptional regulator translates to MKVTHHFEVAEMTLREYMVGQAVEPEAFLALARAISASVGELHRQQIIHLDLRPERIRVVAQGTDAYLRDSGYAVHRTVDGYLRPSNYGIFEAGLPYCSPENTGRMLRTVDERSDLYSLGVIFYEMLAGRLPYAADNPLEWVYMHLAQSPPPLTNESPPLPDGLESIILKLLDKNPDNRYQNTGFLIADLDKIGRSHDHFFMEPGFRGREHEISMLTQAFYSACFGSTEMVYVSGDAGIGKTSMIEEIFRKQQHSRNFFYITGKFEQISNESPYHPIIQAFRGLMRHLLGERKDQSEQWTLKLREALGSNSDLITGIIPEVGLILGSSPAAEELPANESKKRFIYVFRKFVQALASKENPIVLFIDDLQWANDSSLQLIDALLCDPECQYLMFVCAYRHTETDQSKLPGYADGTVTDQALVRHIHLSPLSLEQMNLMVRESLNSDAEATLFLTELLYPRSGGNPFHLKQILLRLQDDNILLYNPEKRCWQWQLGRIIEQEPSYAIHDLMEHRLHRLSHDAQSLLKVAACVGSTFPPRLIARVVNQRIEDRSQEWSAIEADGMILPLEGDIYRFAHDSIQKWIYGQIDDASKQDIHIRIGRCMQQSDGGMGENSYEIVNHFNKGSQSITDSLELLQLVKLNLDAGNRAKASSAYDVALGYFENGVELLTAEDWTNDFELCFELHAQKAECEYLCGNPAASDREVDFLLGRSRNPVERSRARMIRIMQYINQGKYLEGTDLGLESLSEHQIIISPNPGNLTLWIEVKRIELLLRNRYDRLTQLEEMSDKERISAMDMIFAITPSTFFTNKKVFLLLMCRAIQLSLKHGNTPASAAVYSAFGMLLGTAFGKFDKGYAIGKIGVELSERYNSPSIKSRSYTIFGAVLCQFAGNPRDVDAYLAKALRCGMDSGDYVFASYAIGAHVNSLYARAPLSELAKTVADYMVVLDTTKDEFVRQNFYLYQQVILALQGRTAAPDCFSSSDFDEEEFLTRIRKEETSATTLFQYCTYKTQLCYMLGNYEEATRWAGQAKSYEAYATHLPHLPECLFYELLAALAVHTSTGKSSPVRKCLLRGLRRFSKWTEWSPANYQSKQYLLQAEIARASGEFLMAEEMYDRAMREAREQGDIHVISLAGELATLYYLGRGRTKTALHYLQSSIKGYKKWGVHIKTAQLEGKWLQLQRLEEAVQISDNVPSPVSRNAAELTFEASGYQNEPPSVDSLDLAAILKTTQAITNQMDMDTVLTEIMNTIMKHAGASKGALLTGTSNDTLYIQVYTDSKTQAATPFPVELNDSSLLPEGIIRYVFRTHEDVHYSEGEESWLIHNPYIAKQRPQSAVCVPVTVHGMMLGVLYLENKLASGVFAQDRMAVLHAMASQGIMMCVLQSSPEPSYAEPVSENETYGSLSEIEEPLTDRELEVLALLAAGLSNKEIAERLVIAIGTVKVHVKNIFAKLKVNRRFKAIEQAKELNLLGQGSSA, encoded by the coding sequence ATGAAAGTGACCCATCATTTCGAGGTTGCCGAAATGACGCTTAGAGAATACATGGTTGGACAAGCGGTTGAGCCAGAAGCGTTCCTCGCACTTGCCAGGGCCATCTCGGCCAGCGTCGGAGAACTCCATCGGCAACAAATCATTCACCTTGATCTGCGACCGGAGCGGATACGAGTTGTTGCACAAGGAACAGACGCCTATTTGAGAGATTCCGGCTATGCGGTGCATCGCACCGTCGATGGCTATCTACGTCCGTCTAACTACGGCATCTTCGAAGCGGGCTTACCCTATTGCTCTCCAGAGAATACGGGCAGGATGCTTCGAACCGTAGACGAGCGCAGCGATCTGTATTCATTAGGCGTTATTTTCTACGAAATGTTGGCCGGCCGTCTGCCTTATGCGGCAGATAATCCTCTGGAATGGGTATATATGCATCTCGCGCAATCCCCCCCTCCATTGACGAACGAAAGCCCTCCTTTGCCTGACGGCCTAGAATCCATCATCCTGAAGCTACTGGATAAAAATCCGGATAATCGCTACCAGAATACCGGCTTTCTAATTGCGGATCTGGATAAAATAGGACGCTCCCATGATCATTTCTTCATGGAACCAGGGTTTCGCGGCAGAGAGCATGAAATTTCAATGCTGACTCAGGCCTTTTATTCCGCATGCTTCGGATCAACGGAGATGGTTTACGTTTCGGGAGATGCCGGTATCGGCAAAACGAGCATGATAGAGGAGATCTTTCGAAAACAACAGCATTCTAGGAATTTTTTCTATATCACCGGTAAGTTCGAGCAAATCTCGAATGAAAGCCCGTATCATCCCATCATTCAAGCCTTTCGGGGATTAATGCGTCATTTGCTAGGGGAGCGAAAGGATCAGTCCGAGCAATGGACACTTAAACTGCGAGAAGCGTTGGGCTCGAACTCCGACCTCATTACGGGGATTATTCCGGAAGTCGGGCTTATATTGGGCAGCTCGCCGGCCGCGGAGGAGCTGCCGGCTAATGAATCGAAGAAACGGTTCATTTACGTGTTTCGCAAATTCGTACAAGCGCTGGCCTCCAAGGAAAATCCCATAGTCCTGTTTATCGATGACTTGCAATGGGCGAATGATTCGTCCCTTCAGTTAATCGATGCGTTGCTATGCGATCCGGAATGTCAATATTTAATGTTCGTCTGCGCTTACCGCCATACGGAAACGGACCAAAGCAAGCTCCCCGGTTACGCGGACGGGACCGTCACGGATCAGGCCCTCGTCCGTCATATTCATCTGTCTCCGCTGAGCTTGGAGCAAATGAATCTCATGGTAAGGGAGTCGCTTAATAGCGATGCCGAAGCGACGTTATTCTTGACGGAATTGCTCTATCCTAGATCCGGCGGCAATCCTTTTCATCTTAAACAAATCCTGCTCCGCCTGCAGGACGATAACATTTTGCTGTACAACCCCGAGAAGCGTTGCTGGCAATGGCAACTGGGACGGATTATCGAGCAGGAACCAAGCTATGCCATCCATGATTTAATGGAGCACAGACTTCATCGCCTGTCGCATGATGCGCAGTCGCTCCTCAAAGTAGCTGCCTGCGTCGGAAGTACTTTTCCCCCTCGTCTCATAGCCCGTGTAGTGAATCAAAGAATAGAGGATAGGAGCCAAGAATGGTCCGCGATCGAAGCCGATGGTATGATATTGCCGCTCGAGGGCGATATCTATCGTTTTGCTCACGATAGTATACAGAAATGGATATACGGTCAGATAGACGATGCATCGAAACAGGATATCCATATCCGAATAGGCAGATGCATGCAACAGTCGGACGGCGGAATGGGAGAAAACTCGTATGAAATCGTCAATCATTTTAATAAGGGATCGCAAAGCATAACGGATTCACTGGAGTTGTTACAACTCGTCAAGTTGAATCTGGACGCGGGAAACCGCGCTAAAGCCTCATCTGCTTACGATGTTGCTTTAGGGTATTTCGAGAACGGAGTAGAACTGCTAACGGCGGAGGATTGGACCAACGACTTCGAGCTTTGCTTCGAGCTTCATGCCCAGAAGGCGGAATGCGAATATTTGTGCGGCAATCCTGCGGCATCCGACCGCGAAGTCGATTTCTTGCTAGGCCGCTCTCGCAATCCTGTCGAACGGAGCAGGGCGCGAATGATCAGAATTATGCAATACATCAATCAAGGTAAATATTTGGAAGGAACGGATCTCGGCCTTGAAAGCTTGAGCGAACATCAGATTATCATTTCGCCGAACCCGGGAAACTTAACGCTATGGATCGAAGTCAAGCGAATCGAGTTGTTACTGCGTAATCGATACGACAGGCTCACCCAGTTAGAGGAGATGTCGGATAAAGAGCGGATTTCCGCGATGGATATGATTTTCGCGATTACCCCCTCCACCTTCTTCACCAATAAGAAGGTCTTCTTACTACTGATGTGCAGAGCTATTCAACTGTCGCTTAAACATGGAAACACCCCCGCTTCCGCGGCTGTCTATTCCGCATTCGGCATGCTTCTGGGGACTGCATTCGGAAAATTCGATAAAGGTTATGCCATCGGCAAGATCGGCGTAGAGCTTTCCGAGCGTTATAACAGTCCCTCGATTAAAAGCAGATCCTATACGATATTCGGCGCGGTTCTCTGCCAATTTGCCGGCAATCCCCGCGATGTAGACGCTTATCTGGCAAAGGCGCTTCGTTGCGGTATGGATTCGGGAGACTACGTGTTCGCCAGTTATGCCATTGGAGCGCATGTCAATTCCTTGTACGCAAGAGCGCCGTTAAGCGAGTTAGCCAAGACGGTCGCGGACTACATGGTCGTCCTTGATACTACGAAAGATGAATTCGTGAGACAGAACTTTTACTTGTATCAGCAGGTGATTCTCGCTCTTCAAGGCAGAACTGCCGCTCCGGATTGTTTCAGCAGTTCCGACTTCGACGAGGAGGAGTTCTTAACCCGTATTCGCAAGGAAGAGACCTCGGCCACCACTTTATTTCAATATTGCACGTACAAAACCCAGCTTTGCTATATGCTCGGCAACTATGAGGAAGCTACCCGATGGGCCGGACAAGCGAAATCATATGAAGCCTATGCCACTCATTTGCCTCATTTGCCGGAATGCCTCTTCTACGAATTGCTCGCAGCATTGGCCGTTCATACAAGCACCGGGAAAAGCTCGCCTGTGAGAAAATGCTTGCTTCGAGGTTTACGACGCTTCAGCAAATGGACCGAATGGAGCCCCGCAAATTATCAGTCCAAACAGTACCTCCTTCAAGCCGAAATTGCGCGAGCCTCGGGCGAATTCCTTATGGCTGAAGAGATGTATGACCGAGCTATGCGCGAAGCAAGGGAGCAAGGCGATATTCATGTCATAAGCCTTGCCGGAGAGTTGGCCACCCTCTATTACTTGGGCCGCGGCAGAACGAAAACCGCTTTACATTACTTGCAATCTTCTATTAAGGGATACAAAAAGTGGGGAGTTCATATAAAGACCGCGCAACTTGAGGGGAAATGGCTACAGTTGCAACGTCTAGAGGAAGCCGTCCAAATCTCTGATAACGTACCGTCACCCGTAAGCCGAAATGCTGCTGAACTAACGTTCGAAGCGTCGGGCTATCAGAACGAGCCCCCTTCCGTAGATAGCTTGGATCTCGCCGCGATACTTAAAACGACTCAAGCGATTACTAATCAAATGGACATGGACACCGTGCTTACGGAGATCATGAACACCATAATGAAGCATGCAGGCGCAAGCAAAGGCGCTTTACTTACGGGAACCAGCAACGATACTCTTTATATTCAGGTCTATACGGATTCAAAGACGCAAGCCGCTACCCCATTCCCTGTAGAGTTGAATGACAGTTCTCTGTTGCCGGAAGGGATCATTCGATATGTGTTTCGGACGCATGAAGACGTCCATTATTCCGAAGGAGAAGAGAGTTGGCTCATTCATAACCCTTACATCGCGAAGCAACGGCCTCAATCGGCGGTGTGCGTCCCCGTAACCGTACACGGCATGATGCTGGGTGTTCTTTATCTGGAGAACAAGCTAGCCAGCGGCGTTTTCGCACAGGATCGCATGGCCGTTCTTCACGCTATGGCATCGCAAGGAATCATGATGTGCG